The following nucleotide sequence is from Pseudomonas putida S13.1.2.
CGCGCACTACATACGTTGCACCAGTTGTTGAACAGGTGGCCTGGCCATCTGTGCCTATCTCCAATTGCTCGCCAAACTCGCTCATCCATCCGATCTGTTTGGCCGGTACTCCGACCATCAACGCATAAGCCGGTACATCCTTGTTAACCACCGCGCCCGCACCTACAAAAGCAAATTCGCCAATTGTGACCCCGCAAACAATCGTGCAATTCGCCCCCAGAGTTGCGCCCTTTTTCACAAGGGTGTCTCGATACTGGTCCTTGCGCTCGATGAGCGAGCGTGGGTTGTAGACGTTGGTGAAGACCATGCTTGGTCCGCAGAACACCCCGTCCTCCAATGTAACATTGTCGTACACCGACACGTTGTTCTGAATCTTGCAGCGGTCACCAATCACGACCTTGTTGCCGACAAAGACGTTCTGTCCAAGTGAAACACCTGCACCGATCCGGGCGCCGCTACATACATGGACGAAATGCCAAACGCGCGAATCTTTGCCAATCTGCGCGCCTTCATCGACGATTGCACTGGGGTGCTGATAATGATTCATTGCTTGAGACTCACGCTGGATTGAGTTTGGTTGAACAACTGCTGTAGCCGTCCGCCCGCAAAATGTCCGTAGCGGCGCGCGCCAATTTCATTCAGATGGTGGTTATCCATGTAGATAAGCGCTCCATGCTCGTAAGGTGCGTCAGCAAAAAAGCCTGAATTGGAGAAATCCATAAAATGCACACCTGCCCTGCCCGCAGTAAGCCTTTCCAGCTGTTGGTTGGCGACGCGCCATTCACTATTGAAAGCCAGCGTTGCTGGCAGCCCAAGCTCCCTGAACCGGCGCACCCGTTGTACATCGGAGCGAAACATGGGCACTTGCCCCAGGATAATAACCTGCTTGCGTGCTGCAGCAGCATCCTCCAGAAACGCCTGGAGCGCCGTTACAAACGCCGGGCTTTGCATCTGGTACTGCCACATGCCGGCGATAATCACTTTATCCATTATCGGCAGCGCCTGCTCTACCGCTACGATCTGCGCGCGGCAAGCCTGTCGAGCATAATCAGGCAGGCGCTCTATGTCGAAGCGCGGGATAGGCACACAACTACTCGCAGTGAGGACGCGGTAAGCAACCCCCTGTTCGACGCCGGCCTGATCAAAAAAATAGTTCAGCTGAGCGGCGTGGCTATCCCCGATAACCAGAATCGAAGGGACCGTACTGACCAGGCCCCGTTTGCATTCACCTACCAATTGCCCGTGACAAATCAGCTCAGGCGCAGCATAGCGAGCCTGCTCGACCGGCACCGGGCCTACCAGCAACGTGTTTAGCCTCGCACTCAGCAGAGTAACCAAAGCGATACCGACCGCTACAACCGCAAAGCCAGGCGCCAACTGTCGGATGCTCCGCAATAGACGCGCAGGTTGCTCGATAAAGCGATAAGACAGCCAGGCCAGGCCAAACGAAGCCACCACAACAACGGATAACCACTGTCCGCTTAGCTCATACTGCCCTGTGTAATAGCGAATAAATGCCAGCACCGGCCAATGCCATAGATACAGAGAATAAGAGATGCCGCCGACCCATACCAAGCCTGAGCTGGCCAAGAGATTATTGACCGGGCCTCGCCGTGCCGCGATCAACAGTGCGGTACCTAGGCAAGGTGCGAGCGACCAGAAACCGGGGAATCGAGTTTTATCAATCAGCACAAAACTGGCTGCAAGCAAGCCCAGGCCCAGCAAGCCGAGAAGCGTCGAAACAAGCGAGGGTATTTCACGATCTCGTAGACCGAGAGCGACTGCGCCCCCCACCAGGAATTCAGGGGTGCGAGCGAGGAGCGAGAAATATTGGCTGCCCTGCGCCCCCTCCTGCACTCTCATTGTGCTCCACACTAGCAGAATGGCCGCCGTCAGCAAGAGGCCGGGCAGGCGCCATGAACGCGGTAAACAAAGCAGCACCAGAGGGAAGAACAGATAGAACTGCATTTCTATGGCCAGCGACCAGGTATGCAGCAGCGGCAACTCTTCTGCACGAGGGGCGAAATAACTGCCAAAATCTGCGAAATAATGATTACTGGCAAAAAACACCGCCGACTTCAAGCTCTGGTGAAAAAGCTCGTAGTCCGCAGCTAGGAATAGTATTGACGACACTAAGCTGACAGCCGCCAGCATTGCCGCGTAGGCGGGAACGATGCGTTTGATACGGTTCAGGTAGAAGCCTGCCAAGTGGATCTTCTGCCCCGGCTCAGTCAGTAGCGCCGTAATAATAAAGCCCGATATAACAAAAAACACAGAGACGCCGACGAACCCCGACGGGAGCCAGGTGCTGTCCATGTGGTAAATAAGAACTGCCAAAACCGCTATCGCGCGCAGCCCCTGAACGTCCAGCCGCATGTCCTTACGCGACCGTAACCAGTTCAAGTTCTTCGATAAAGTCTCATTGTTATTGGACAAGCTGACTAAGACCTTATTGGTTGTATCGCATCTGGAAAGGCGGCCTACAGGCCGCCCGATATCACTGGGGCTTCAGCGAGAAAGGCCGAGGACGAAAGGGTGCGCCTCGTTATCCTTGGCCTGCGCGATCGCGGCGCTACGGATTACGTTAACAGTCTCCACACAATGGCGGGCGTCCTCGATACCATAGCCACGCCCTGCCAGAATTTCTTCATAGCTGGTGGTGTGCAGGTCGGTGAAGCCTTCGGAAAACTCCATTTCTTCGCCATCCACAGTGATTGAACGGTAAGTTGGCTTTTTACCCTTGACCGACTCGGGTAGGTCGTCGGCATCTACCGAAAGGAACCAGCGTACTCGCGCTTTCTCGTACTCAAGGTAGCCGGCGGCCTTGTACTCAGATGAATAGTGCACGACGTTGCGCTGCAACTTGCCAAAAATGAAATGCAGCATGTCGTAGAAGTGGACACCGATGTTGGTAGCAACCCCAAACGACTTGCGAGGGTCACCTTTCCAACTCTTCAGGTACCACTTTCCGCGCGAAGTGATATAGGTGAGATCGACTTCGTATTTGTGTACACGGTTCTCGGTGGCAACCTTGTCCTTGAGCTTGATGATCGCCTGGTGATGACGAAGTTGCAGAATGTTATACAAACGCTTACCCGTTTCACTTTCGATGAGCGAAAGCTGATCGAGCATTTCTGGCGTGGGAACCAGCGGTTTCTCGCAGATCACATCGCAACCCAGGCGTAAACCCGCAGCGATATGTGGGTAATGCAGGTAATTCGGCGAGCAGATCGAGACATAGTCCAGCGCGCTCGCGGCTTCTCGCTTCAGGCTGTGTGCATGCTCGAGGAAAAATTCAAACTCTGTGAAGAACTCGCTTTGAGGAGAGATGCTGTCGATGATGCCCACAGAATCATTGATGTCGTAGGCCGAGACCAGGCGGTTGCCAGTGTCTTTGATGGCCCGCATATGCCGGGGGGCAATGTAACCAGCGGCGCCGATCAGTGCGAAATTCTTCATGAACTTTCCTTACCAAACAGGTGAACCCGCCCAGAGCCAGAACCCGGGCGGATGGGTAAATCTACTCGGAGTTCAAGCCTTGATGATATGAGCAGCCGGAGAACGGTACTTACCACGGCTGTCTACAATCAACCTGGCCTTGGCTTCGATCAGCGCATAGTCGAACTTGTCGTGGTCGGTAGCCAACAGCACAGCATCGAACGAAGCCAGGTTCTCTGCCGTCAAGAGCTCACTGCGAAGGTCGAAATGATGCTCGCGCATTTTCGGGAATACCGGCACATGCGGGTCACTGTAGGCAACCACGCCACCTTTAGCCTGGATCAACTCCATGATCTCGACCGAGGGCGATTCACGCATATCATCGACGTTCTTCTTATAAGCAATGCCCAGCACCAGGATTCGGCTCCCTTTCAACGCCTTGCCTGCTTCATTCAAACCATCCATCAGCTTACCAAGGACATACTCCGGCATACCCTGGTTGACCTCACCCGAGAGCTCGATGAAACGGGTGTTGACACCGTACTCTCGCGCCTTCCAGGTCAGGTAGAAGGGGTCGATAGGAATGCAATGTCCACCAAGCCCTGGGCCGGGATAGTAAGCGGTAAAACCAAATGGCTTGGTTGCTGCGGCATCCACCACTTCAAAGATATCGATGCCCATGCGGTCAGCGACAATTTTCATTTCGTTGACCAGACCGATGTTGACGGCACGATGAATGTTCTCCAGCAGCTTGGTCATCTCGGCAGCCTTGGTCGAACTCACTGGTACGACTTTTTCGATGGCCTGGTCATACAGGGCGATGCCTACTTCCAGGCAATTTGACGTATGCCCACCGATGACTTTGGGGATCGTGCGTGTTTCGAAGTTCGGATTGCCCGGGTCTTCCCGCTCGGGTGAGTAAACAAGGAAGATATCCTCCCCTACCTTTAAACCACCTTCTTGCACGCGCGGGAGCAATTCCTCCTCGGTGGTACCGGGGTAGGTAGTACTTTCCAGAGACACTACCTGACCGCCCCGCAGATAGGGCTTTATCGCATCGGTTGTATTGATGACGAAGCTCATGTCAGGTTCGCGATATTTGTTCAGAGGCGTAGGGACGCAAAGAATGAGGGCGTCGCACTCGCTGGCCCGACTAAAATCTGTGGTCGCCTCGAACCCTTGCTGGCGGGCCGCAGCGATTCGCTCACTGGAAAGATGCTCGATGTAGCTCTGGCCTGCGTTCAAGCGTTCAACTTTTACTTCGTCAATGTCTATGCCTAAAACGTTAAAGCCTATAGCGTTGTAACGCAGCATCAAGGGCAAGCCAACATAGCCCAGTCCCACTATACCGATCAGAGCTGTTTTACCCTTGAACTTCTCAACCGCCTGCTTCTTGAGATCTGTCATATCGCGTGAACCACCCTTTTCTATTACCCGCCTGCACACATGACAGGAGGCGGGGTGTTTAATCTATTTCATCCTAAGATGGGATGAACTCCAGCGAAACAGTACGACCGTGGCTCGAGGCGCAGACCCGCCATGAACTCGGCAACGACAGCCCGCCAACGCGCTTTATCCGTGATAGGCCGACCATCCACACTACACCTTTGCACAGCCTTACGTCATCAAGGCAGGCCCCTTGCCCTATGAAAAACGACCATCGCCCCACACGCAATAGTATTTTGACATCAATCAATATCGATGACACACCAGCGGGTGATGAGGGTACTCAAGATGGACGACGCCGAATCCAGAGGTCTCTGCCGAATGCAAACAGAACACCAGCCCCCAGACCTAGCACTGCGCTCAGTACAACGATAAGCGCCCTTTTCGGCTTAACTGGTCGGTCCGGCAGCTCCACAGCACCATCCTGTTCAAACACATTTATGCTCGAAGGGTCAATCTTCAGATTACGGTAAAACGTGACCTTTTCTTGCAAGGGACGTAGGCCACGGATGAATGGCTCATCAGAGGCGCGCGCTTCAAGGTTCGCAATCTCGGACTCCAACGCTTTGCTCCCTCGCATGTAGGTGAGCGCCCCCCCCATTGCGGCAGACACTTCATCGGTCAGCGGTTGCGAAATGACTGGTGGTTTTTCCAGGCCAATGGATTTCGCAACCAACAGCGCCTCCTTCAACTGGGCGATGCTGTCTTCACGCTCCCGCCGCGCGCTGGCTTTCTGAGCGTCAATCTGCATTTGCAGATTGTCTGCCTTGACTAACATGTCACTACGATTGCTTTCGAGCACCTCATGCTTGGCGTTGTCCGCAGCAAGCTCGTTGTACGCTACTACCCACTTAGCCGCCTGCTGAGGGTCGGCAACGGAAGCAGTGACCGTGTAGCGCGTAGATGAACCTTTACCTGCGGGCGCCACGGTCAGCAAATTGGCAAACTCGCCGTACAACGAATCGCGCGAGCCCTTACGGCTTTCTTCACTCAAGCTTGGCAAATACACATCACGGAAAAACGCGTAGCGCACACCCTCTGACTGCAATGCCTGAAGGTGAATGTCATACACATCCTTCACGGTCAGGTAGCTCAATCCAGAGTCACCACCACGCCCGAAATTCAACTGTGCAATATCATTCTGGCTGGGCGGCTCGACGAACAGCCTCGCCTCGTACACTGGCGTGGCCAACAATGCATAAGCAACGCCCGCCGCTACAATTGGTGTAGCGACCAATCCCACCCACAACCTCTGCCGCCATATTCCCTGCATCAAGTCGAAAAGTTCGATTTCATCATCACGATTTGGGCGCTGAGGTTCGTTAAGCATTTATTCTGATTATCCTAAAGGCCGTCTAACATCATTCAAAAACTGAGCTCATCCATGGTACGGGCCAAGCGCTTGATCAACAGGCCTCACCATAGAGGTGCGAGGCATCGCGCTGAGCCAATTTGCCCGCATGCTTCACGTGATTGCACCCTACCCGGAACGCCCGGTCAAGATGAATGAAACGAAGACGGCTGGAGCTCTTATGATGTCAGTGGTTCCTTGGTAGCTGCGCCCCCCCCAAATCTCTGCTGAATGATCAATCAGGAACTGAAATACGCGTACTTGATTCCCCGCGCGCAAACGCTTGCCCTAGTACGGCTGCCAGCATATTTTTCGAAGTTTTGCCTCCGTGCACCAGCACTATCTCAGTTGGCGCATGCTGTATTCCGGTCGCGAACATCAATAGGCCGATCTGATCCGCATGCCCTGAATACCCACTCAACGTCATCACCTTCGCCCGAATCTCACAAGCCTCCCCATCCAAGTCAACCTGCACACCCCCCTTCGCCCCTTCGCTAGCCTGTATCACCGCCCCCGGAGTACCCTTGGCCTGGTACCCCACAAACATCACCTCATGCCGCGGATCCCCCAGCATGGCCTTGAGGTAATTGACAATCCGCCCACCCGAGCACATGCCATTGCCGGCAATCACGATCGCCGGCCGCCCGGTGCTCTGCAGGTAATTGACCACCTGCTGGTGTCGGGCATGGGTGTCCACACTGATCAGCTGGCTGAAGCCGAGCGGGTCGCGCCCCTGTGCAAGGCGCGCCCTGGCCTCGGCATTCCAGTAGTCGTGCAGTTCTCGGTACGCGCTGGTGATGCGTTGAGCCAATGGCGAGTCGAGGATGATGGGCAGCTGCGACCAGTCGAGCGGATCGCCATCGGGCCCTGGGCCGGCTTTGCCCAGCAAAGCCTTGCGATGCAGTATGTCCTCGAGCTCGTAGAGCAATTCCTGGGTGCGGCCCAGGCTGAATGCCGGGATGAGGATGGTGCCCTTGTCTGCCAAGGCACGATCGATGGCATCTTCCAGACGCTGCCTGCGATCGCCGCCATGCGAATGCAGGCGGTCACCATAGGTGCTTTCCAGCACCAGTACGTCAGCACGCTCCGGGGGCTGCACCGGGCGCAGCAATGGGTTGCCACAAGCGCCCAGGTCACCGGAGAACACGTACCGGGTATTGGCCTGCCCCTGCTGAATGTCGCACTCCACATAGGCTGACCCCAGCAGATGCCCTGCGCGCTGCAGGCGGATGCGGCAAGTAACACCCGGGCCCTCGATCACCGCGTGCCACTGCTCGAAAGGCAGCGGCACAATAAGGGCACGGATCAAATCGATGTACCGCGCCACTTGCGCAGGCTCGCGGCTGATGCTCAGCCTGTAGGCGTCTTCCAGCACCAGCGGCAGCAGCCGGGCAGAGGGCTCGCTGCACAAGATGGGGCCGCGGAAACCAGCGGCTAGCAGTGCAGGGATGCGGCCCACGTGGTCGAGATGAACATGGGTGATGACCAGGGCCTGGATGCCCTGTATGTCGAAGCCGAGTGCCGCGCTTTCCGCACCTGGCGTGGCTTCGCTCCCCTGCTCAAGCCCGCAATCGATCAGCAGACTGGTGGCCGCATCAAGGTGCAACTGGTGGCAAGACCCGGTGACGCCCCGGGTACTACCGTGGTGGGAAAGGCTGGGATATTCCATGCTGCGCACACTCGCCGGGGCCGAAAATGAAGTGGGCTATTACTCCATGACGGCCGGTGTATGCATAGGTGAGACTTTCCTACGAGGGTGTAGGAAATTTCCTTAGTTGCTGCTGAGTGCCGCCTTACGGGCAGACTCCCTGATCTTGCGCTTGCTGCGCTGCACGCCATAGGCACCCAGCAACGGCCCGACTGCCAGGCCAATGACCAAGGCGGCCAATACCAGCACGGCAACCGGCATGGCCGGCGCGGCCCAGCCGAACAAGACCAACGAAACGGCTTGCTGGTTTTCCAGCACGAAGAACAAAACCACAGCCGCCAACAGCAGCACGAACACCGCCGCCAGGGCGCGCTTGAGGTTACGCATCAGAATGCTCCTTGATTGATCAGGCTTCAGCCTCGTCTTCTTCGTTGACCCGGTCTCGCAGCTCTTTGCCGGGCTTGAAGTGCGGCACAAACTTGCCCTCGAGGCTGACCGACTGGCCGGTCTTGGGGTTACGGCCCACGCGCGGGGCGCGATAGTGCAGCGAGAAGCTGCCAAAACCGCGAATCTCGATGCGATCACCAGTGGCAAGGCACTGTGACATCTGCTCAAGCATGGTCTTGATGGCCAGCTCCACGTCCTTGGGCGAGAGCAGCCCCTGATGGGTGACAATACGTTCGATCAGCTCCGACTTCGTCATATTTTTCCCTTCGTTATCAAGCAGCTAGATCATTGCTTAACCAGTTTGTAGCACGCTGGGAGGGATTTGAACAGGGTGGTTCTTGACTTAATAAAAAAATTCAAGATTGAAGTTTTGCAAGAATGGTCTAGCCGGCCGGGGCAGGCAGGCCTCTTTATTCTGGCCAGCACGCCCCCTGTGGGAGCGGGCAATGCCCGCGAAGCAGGCGGCGCGGTGGATGGCACGGGCTTCGCCCGTGTTCGCGGGCGCGCCCGCTCCCACAGTGATCGCGCTAGCATTTAATTACCAGTAGCGGGACCGGGCCAGCTGATGGAACTTTGCGAGCAACGCCTAGTACGCCGAGCTGGCTTCATACAGGCAAAAAAAAGGGCGACCCGAGGGTCGCCCTTTTTTACCGATCAAACAGAACTCAGTTCTGCTTGGCCATTGCTTCGCGCAGCAGCGCAGCCATGGTGGTGTCGGCAGCCGCTTCCGGAGCGTTTTTCAGGCTCTGGATGGCTTCGCGCTCTTCAGCGTCGTCTTTCGACTTGATCGACAGGCTGATAACGCGGGACTTGCGGTCAACGCTGATGATCTTGGCTTCGATCTCTTCGCCTTCCTTCAGAACGTTACGCGCGTCTTCAACGCGGTCACGGCTGATTTCGGAAGCTTTCAGAGTAGCTTCGATGTCGTCGGCCAGGGTGACGATGGCGCCTTTGGCGTCAACTTCTTTCACGATGCCCTTGACGATAGCGCCCTTGTCATTGACAGCAACGAAGTTGGAGAACGGATCGTCTTCCAGCTGCTTGATGCCCAGGGAGATGCGCTCGCGCTCTGGGTCGACCGACAGGATGACGGTTTCCAGCTCGTCGCCCTTCTTGAAACGACGTACGGCTTCTTCGCCGGTTTCGTTCCAGGAGATGTCGGACAGGTGAACCAGACCGTCGATGCCGCCGTCCAGGCCAATGAAGATACCGAAGTCGGTGATCGACTTGATGGTACCGGTGATCTTGTCACCCTTGTTGAACTGGCCGGAGAAGTCTTCCCATGGGTTGGACTTGCACTGCTTGATGCCCAGGGAGATACGACGACGCTCTTCGTCGATGTCCAGAACCATGACTTCCACTTCGTCGCCAACCTGAACGACTTTCGACGGGTGGATGTTCTTGTTGGTCCAGTCCATTTCGGAAACGTGTACCAGACCTTCAACGCCTTCTTCCAGCTCAGCGAAGCAGCCGTAGTCGGTCAGGTTGGTAACGCGAGCTTGTACGCGAGTACCTTCTGGGTAGCGGGCAGTGATAGCTACCCACGGATCTTCGCCCATCTGCTTCAGACCCAGCGAAACGCGGTTGCGCTCGCGGTCGAACTTCAGAACGCGTACGTCGACTTCGTCGCCAACGTTAACGATTTCCGAAGGGTGCTTGATGCGCTTCCAGGCCATGTCGGTGATGTGCAGCAGGCCGTCGATACCGCCCAGGTCCACGAATGCGCCGTAGTCGGTGAGGTTCTTGACGATACCTTTGACTTGCTGGCCTTCCTGCAGGGTTTCCAGCAGGGCTTCGCGCTCGGCGCTGTTCTCGGCTTCCAGCACGCTGCGACGCGAAACAACAACGTTGTTGCGCTTCTGGTCCAGCTTGATGACCTTGAATTCCAGCTCTTTGCCTTCGAGGTGGGTGGTGTCGCGCACAGGGCGGACATCAACCAGGGAGCCCGGCAGGAACGCACGGATGCCGTTAACGTCGACAGTGAAGCCGCCCTTAACCTTACCGTTGATAACGCCCTTGACCACTTCTTCGGCGGCGAAAGCTGCTTCCAGAACAATCCAGCACTCGGCGCGCTTGGCTTTTTCACGGGACAGTTTGGTTTCGCCAAAGCCGTCTTCGACCGCGTCCAGCGCAACGTGAACTTCGTCACCGACCTTGATGGTCAGCTCGCCAGCTTCGTTGTAGAACTGCTCGAGCGGGATGACGCCCTCGGACTTCAGGCCAGCGTGTACGGTAACCCAGTCGCCGTCGATGTCGACAACGATACCGGTGATGATGGCACCCGGCTGAAGATTGAGGGTTTTCAGGCTTTCTTCAAAGAGTTCTGCAAAGCTTTCGCTCATTTTAATTCCTGTAGATTCGGGCGAAACAAACGCCCATAACCACATTCCAGACAATGTGGGTTCGTTTTAAGTAAAGGAAAGCCGGCAGGACGTTGACTGGTGCCCCTGCCTGCTTTCCTGGCGATCAGATAAGGTCGCGCTGGGCGATCTCACTTCTGATACGTTGCAACACCTGCTCAATGGACAACTCGGTAGAGTCCAACTGAATGGCATCGGCCGCTGGCTTCAGCGGGGCCACTGCACGTTGGGTGTCGCGCTCATCACGCGCACGAATCTCATCCAGCAGACTCGACAGACTAACATCTTCACCCTTGCCCTTCAACTGCAGGTAACGGCGACGTGCCCGCTCCTCCGCGCTGGCGGTCAGGAAGACCTTCAACGGAGCGTCGGGGAACACGACGGTACCCATGTCGCGGCCATCGGCGATCAACCCCGGCACTTCGCGGAATTCGCGCTGACGCACCAGCAGCGCATCACGCACTGCTGGCAGCGAGGCCACCATCGACGCACCGGCGCCGACGGTCTCGGTGCGGATGACGTTGCTGACGTCCTCACCCTCAAGGATGATCTGTTGCAGCTTACCGGGCTCAGCGGCGATGAACTGCACGTCCAGATGAGCGGCAAGCCTGGCCAGCAGCTCTTCGTTGGTCAGGTCGACGCCGTGGTTGCTGGCATTGAATGCCAGCAACCGGTAAAGCGCGCCGGAATCCAGCAGCTTCCAACCCAGCTCGCGGGCCAGAAGCCCGGCTACCGTACCCTTGCCCGAGCCGCTTGGCCCGTCGATGGTGATGACTGATGCCTGCGAATTCACGACTTGCCCTCTTCTGCCACGCGGATGCCGACTTCGGCGCACAGCGCCAGGAAGTTGGGGAACGAGGTGGCGACGTTGGCACAGTCATGGATGCGGATCGGCGCGCTGGCGCGCAGCGAAGCGACACTGAAGGCCATGGCAATACGGTGGTCACCGTGGCCATGCACTTCGCCACCGCCCAACTGGCCGCCATCGATGATGATGCCGTCCGGGGTCGGTTCGCACTTGATGCCCAGGGTGATCAGGCCGTCGGCCATCACCTGGATGCGGTCGGACTCCTTCACCCGCAGCTCTTCGGCGCCACGCAGCACGGTGCGCCCTTCGGCACAGGCGGCGGCCACGAACAGAACCGGGAATTCGTCGATGGCCAGCGGCACCAACGCTTCAGGGATGTCGATACCTTTCAGCCTGGCACCGCGCACGCGCAGGTCGGCCACGGGTTCGCCGCCGACTTCACGCTGGTTTTCCAGGGTGATGTCGCCACCCATCAAGCGCAGGATGTCGATTACACCGGTGCGGGTCGGGTTGATGCCAACGTGCTCCAGCACCAGTTCGGAACCTTCGGCGATGGAGGCGGCCACCAGGAAGAAGGCTGCCGAGGAAATGTCGGCCGGCACTTCGATGCGGGTAGCCGTCAGCTTGCCACCGGACTGCAACGAGGCCACCGGGCCATTCGACTCGACCGCATAGCCAAAGCCGCGCAGCATGCGCTCGGTGTGGTCACGGGTAGGCGCAGGCTCGGTAACGGTGGTCTTGCCTTCGGCGTACAGGCCGGCCAGCAGCAGGCAGGATTTGACCTGGGCGCTGGCCATCGGCAGCGTGTAGGTCAACGCCTTGAGCTTGCTGCCACCGCGGATGGTCAGCGGCGGGCGGCCTTCCGGGCCGGTCTCGACCACAGCACCCATTTCGCGCAGCGGGTTGGCCACCCGGTTCATCGGGCGCTTGGACAGCGAAGCGTCGCCCGTCATGGTCACGTCGAACGACTGGCCGGCCAACAGGCCCGACAGCAGGCGCATCGAGGTACCGGAGTTACCCACGTACAGCGGCCCGGGCGGCGGCTTGAGGCCGTGCAGGCCAACACCGTGAATGGTCACGCGACCGTGGTTGGGGCCTTCGATGACCACCCCCATGTCGCGGAATGCCTGCAGGGTCGCCAGTGCGTCTTCACCTTCGAGGAAGCCTTCGACTTCGGTGGTGCCTTCGGCCAGCGAGCCGAGCATGATCGAGCGGTGGGAAATCGACTTGTCGCCCGGTACGCGGATTCGCCCGGACAGGCGGCCACCGGGTTGGGCCAGGAAAATAAGATCGTTGGCGTTCATAGCGTCCACATAGGCCCGGCGGGCCAGGATTTTACTGAAATGCTCGCGGGCAACCCGTGCGCGGGTGAATACACCCAGCAACTGGTGCCCGTCCCCTTCAGCGATCGCGTCGCGCAAGGCGTCGAGATCGCTGCGATATGTATCGAGTGTGCGCAGGACAGCGTCGCGGTTGGCGAGGAAGATGTCGTGCCACATGGTCGGGTCGCTGCCGGCGATTCTTGTGAAATCGCGAAAGCCTCCCGCAGCGTACCGGAAGATCTCGAGGTTTTCATTGCGTTTGGCCAGCGAATCGACCAAGCCAAAGGCCAG
It contains:
- the ihfB gene encoding integration host factor subunit beta, which encodes MTKSELIERIVTHQGLLSPKDVELAIKTMLEQMSQCLATGDRIEIRGFGSFSLHYRAPRVGRNPKTGQSVSLEGKFVPHFKPGKELRDRVNEEDEAEA
- the rpsA gene encoding 30S ribosomal protein S1 — its product is MSESFAELFEESLKTLNLQPGAIITGIVVDIDGDWVTVHAGLKSEGVIPLEQFYNEAGELTIKVGDEVHVALDAVEDGFGETKLSREKAKRAECWIVLEAAFAAEEVVKGVINGKVKGGFTVDVNGIRAFLPGSLVDVRPVRDTTHLEGKELEFKVIKLDQKRNNVVVSRRSVLEAENSAEREALLETLQEGQQVKGIVKNLTDYGAFVDLGGIDGLLHITDMAWKRIKHPSEIVNVGDEVDVRVLKFDRERNRVSLGLKQMGEDPWVAITARYPEGTRVQARVTNLTDYGCFAELEEGVEGLVHVSEMDWTNKNIHPSKVVQVGDEVEVMVLDIDEERRRISLGIKQCKSNPWEDFSGQFNKGDKITGTIKSITDFGIFIGLDGGIDGLVHLSDISWNETGEEAVRRFKKGDELETVILSVDPERERISLGIKQLEDDPFSNFVAVNDKGAIVKGIVKEVDAKGAIVTLADDIEATLKASEISRDRVEDARNVLKEGEEIEAKIISVDRKSRVISLSIKSKDDAEEREAIQSLKNAPEAAADTTMAALLREAMAKQN
- the cmk gene encoding (d)CMP kinase → MNSQASVITIDGPSGSGKGTVAGLLARELGWKLLDSGALYRLLAFNASNHGVDLTNEELLARLAAHLDVQFIAAEPGKLQQIILEGEDVSNVIRTETVGAGASMVASLPAVRDALLVRQREFREVPGLIADGRDMGTVVFPDAPLKVFLTASAEERARRRYLQLKGKGEDVSLSSLLDEIRARDERDTQRAVAPLKPAADAIQLDSTELSIEQVLQRIRSEIAQRDLI
- a CDS encoding bifunctional prephenate dehydrogenase/3-phosphoshikimate 1-carboxyvinyltransferase; protein product: MINRLVVVGLGLIGGSFAKGLRESGLCREVVGVDLDAPSRKQAVALGVVDRCEEDLAAACVGADVIQLAVPILAMEKVLALLARLDLGDAIITDVGSAKGNVVREARSVFVNESGQRLPRFVPGHPIAGSEQSGVEASNATLFRRHKVILTPLAETDPTALALVDRLWRALGADVEHMSVERHDEVLAATSHLPHLLAFGLVDSLAKRNENLEIFRYAAGGFRDFTRIAGSDPTMWHDIFLANRDAVLRTLDTYRSDLDALRDAIAEGDGHQLLGVFTRARVAREHFSKILARRAYVDAMNANDLIFLAQPGGRLSGRIRVPGDKSISHRSIMLGSLAEGTTEVEGFLEGEDALATLQAFRDMGVVIEGPNHGRVTIHGVGLHGLKPPPGPLYVGNSGTSMRLLSGLLAGQSFDVTMTGDASLSKRPMNRVANPLREMGAVVETGPEGRPPLTIRGGSKLKALTYTLPMASAQVKSCLLLAGLYAEGKTTVTEPAPTRDHTERMLRGFGYAVESNGPVASLQSGGKLTATRIEVPADISSAAFFLVAASIAEGSELVLEHVGINPTRTGVIDILRLMGGDITLENQREVGGEPVADLRVRGARLKGIDIPEALVPLAIDEFPVLFVAAACAEGRTVLRGAEELRVKESDRIQVMADGLITLGIKCEPTPDGIIIDGGQLGGGEVHGHGDHRIAMAFSVASLRASAPIRIHDCANVATSFPNFLALCAEVGIRVAEEGKS